TAAGTTTATATATGGTCTAATATAAGTCTAATGTGATCATATCAATGCCTTTTGAATCCTCAATTTTTAAAGCTTACATGGACCTTATATGTTTGAACTTCGAAATATGGCAATTTGATAGATTAAGATTGGTGAATGGCTTGAATGAGTTAGGTTTTGATCATGTGTTTGGTGCCAATTGATAGGGATTCTAAATGTGTTATAAACTCAGCTTGGTATGGTTTGGGATAATTTGATGCATAGATGAAATTGGTATAGGCATGTGtttgtaagaaaaaaaaatgtgtttGATTGAAAGTATTAAATGTGTGCCAAAGTGATTCTTGCCAAAACAGTGGTGACGTTGCGACTACAAGTCCCCAACGTCGTGACATGGATCGACAGCGAGTGACGTTGCAACGTTGAGATGTTTGAAGTCATAACATAACTCATTGATTAATGATGTCGCAATGTCAACttgcaaattttgaaaactttacaatttagtcattaatcGACCTTGAATTAGTGAAAGGTCACAATGTCAACttgcaaattttgaaaactttacaatttagtcattaatcgaccttgaattattaaaagacctttcataagctcgtataagaACATAAAATGTTTTTGTATCATATTGAAAATGTGTTTTATACTAATGAGCATgctaaaatgattgaattgtatTGAAGCTTGTTGTAGTTGCTTTGGTTACAAATGTAGCATCCCGTAACTCGGACTCGACGATAGGGTCAGgaaaggggtgttacaaggagTCTACTGATGGAGGAAAAACTTCTACTTTTTACCAACCTCCTCATAGCACCGTTCACCTGCTGAAGGCGAATATGAAAAGGGTTGATTTTCTGAGCACTATTACTTTAGTTTGATCAAGACTTTAGCCCTCTTTTGtaaccaaaaaaaatgaaaaagaaaaaaaatcattggaGATGGTTGGTTTTAAGACCCTTAATAAGGCAATTAAATAATTAGGTTTGTTTggataattaaatgaaaagaaaaataaatgtgaaattaaaaaaagatatcAAGAGGAAATGTCTTCTTTATCGtcatgaaaaaaaacaaagaaatatcaAGAGGAGACATGGGTTTGAATCTTGGAAATGATATTGTTGAGAGGATAATCATGAACTTGGATCATAAAACAAATATGaacatacttaaaaaaatccattttttagaactattttaatttgaaaagggtattttttaaaaaataattttcaataataattttttgtaactTTGAACAACTTTTgcaacattttacattttatattattatcaatcgtatttaaaatgaaattggaCAAATGATTGTCCTCAAATTAATGAACCACCACTTGTGTAAgttcattctttattttattaattttgaagatttctttaaaaattaaattttataattttttttgtttggtcaACAACCACATTATCAATCAATGCTTAACACATGGCATGTTCTCATTAGCTGAGTGGACCACCTTTCACACCATTAACTTTTGGGGCCAAATACTATAATAAAGCAATAGTTTAAGTAATGAGATAGAATAAAAGTTCAAATACTTAAGTGAGAAAAAGTGTATAGTAAACTTGAATAAAgcataaatattatgaaatttaaaattgattcgTCTAAATGAATAggactttttttttaagttaggaTTAATCTTACGTGTAAATTtagattaagttaaaatatgttataggTTCTTGTACTCTttacaaatttggaagaaatttaggtttttaaattttaaatttcaaaatccaaattcaatttgttaaatttatcaatgcgacattttgaaataataataaaactcacttaatagtaatataattaatatttaatatttaatatttaatatttaataaacttgaatttaataaaataattttaatagtattaataggtagatctaaattttgaaaataaataaataaataaaattttaaaaataaaaataaaaaaattacaaaaagataCAGACCTTAGGTTGGTGTAACCCCAGGAACTGGTTTGGGATGCAAGTAAGGTTGTCTCTAGAACTTCCCACAAAGAAACAGCTCGTTTCAATGGGACAGCCACCGCCAGGAACCTGCATTTATTAAACCCCATTATTATGGGAAACGAGACACTAATTTCTTTATGGACCAATGAATGCAGTTGTTGTTTTCAGAATTTATTAAGCAAGTCCctccacacacacacacacacaaaaatctccattttccttttcaaaGAGGAAAAAGTAGAGATATAGCAGTGGTGCGTGTCACAAATGACTCGTGATTCTCAATCCAATAGCGAAATGGTCTTCAATGCTGTGTTGTTTATATTAGAGAAAGACTACAAGCAACTTAATTAGTCTCAAACTCCAACCTAACTAACTAAATTTCTATTTGTTTATACCAAAGGTGTTAGCAATCATGCATTTGGCTCCTAGTTTCTCATTACATTTAATTCACACCCGacaaaaaattcttaatttcaATCTCCACAAAACAAAAGAGATAAATTCCCAAGAACGTGTATGCATGGAGTTTTGTGTGTTTTATGCTGTGAAAAATAAATGCTGTCACCTAACTGAAACCCACCAAATTTAAAGAGCAAAGGGAGTCCCAAGTCGAAAATCGAATATTTTAATGCATGCCCATTAAAGCTCCAAACAATCACCTTTTAGTTCCACAACACGTAACCAAAAGTATCTATACTTATtcgggttttatttatttactttaaaaagaaaaacattaaacTTCATTAGCAATTCCTAAACTGAGGGTAAGCTCTTAAAATATCTTATAGTTTAAGCTCACTTTAATTTCCATCTCCTAATAAGTACATTATCAATCTACCAACTCCAAATTAAAACCATTTATCTACACTTTAAGAAATATTGCTTCTCTCCCATCATTATCATTGatatactaaatatatcaaGGAATATGCCAAGTCTCGTTGATCCAAGCCAATCACGCACCATACCCAAAACTTTGTTTTCATGTCCAATGGCTTCAAGACAAATGCCCTCTCACCAACTCTCAGCAATTAAAACTCTCAACAAACTTCATCTGCCTCAGCCTATTAAAGGGTTGTAAATGTTAGTATTCAAACTACTGGATACCACATTGTAGGAGTGGTCTTCCCATCATTAAAATCATTCACACCAGCTTTACCAATCACCTATTTGCTATTTATGATACAAACCAGGAAAGTTGGAATGAAACTGAAATATGGCATGTAAGCTTGTTATACTGTTCTTCTTTGTTAATCTCCTAATGCAAATACCAAAAGTAAGGGCAACAGTTCCTGCAATTATCGTTTTCGGAGATTCTACGGTGGATCCAGGGAACAACAACCAAGTATCTACAGTTCTAAAGAGCAACTTCGAGCCATATGGCAGGGATTACTATGGTGGTCAGCCAACAGGACGTTTTTCTAATGGAAGGATTGCAACAGACTTCATTTCTGAAGCCCTCAGGATCAAGCCAGCCATACCTGCATATCTGGACCCGAAGTATGACATAGAAGATTTCGCTACCGGAGTTTCCTTTGCTTCAGCCGGGACTGGTTATGACAATGCTACTTCTGATGTGCTAGTAAGTCGAGCTACAGATTGGTGATAAGTTAACCGTCTTACCATGTGAAACAGAAGTCATGCAGTGAGTTGTAAATTTTTGTTTGCATCAGGTTTTCCATGAATGTTGTTAAATTCCATTTTGATTCTTGCCTGCAACAAATGACAAAAGATTTCAGTTTCAACATGTTCTTTTAATCTAGTTCAGTACATTTAATCAACTATAGACAACAGGTCATCAATTACAACTTACAAAAGCCATTTTCTTGAATTTGCAGTCTGTCATACCATTTTGGAAGGAACTGGAGTACTACAAAGAATATCAGAACAAGCTAAGAAAACATCTAGGCAAAGATGAAGCTAATCAACGTTTTTCTGAATCATTGCACCTAATAAGCATAGGAACCAATGACTTTTTAGAGAACTACTACATTTTTCCTACCAGATCTTCGGAGTATTCAGTTGACGAGTATCAGAGCTTTCTGATAGGAATTGCCAGCAATTTCATCAGAGAGCTTTACAAGCTCGGAGCTCGGAAGGTAGTCATTGGCGGCCTTCCTCCAATGGGATGCTTACCATTGGAAAGAACAACAAATATGTTCTTTGGAAGTGACTGTATCGATGAGTATAATGATGTGGCTAAAGATTTCAACAAGAAGTTACGGGGTGCAGTCACAGAGTTGAAACAGGAGCTTGGTGGAATCCATCTGGTTATGTCAAGCCCCTACGATAAGCTCATGGAAATGATTCGGAATCCAAGTCACTTTGGTAAGTCATTATCGATAGTTTACAAAAGTTAAACTACTGTTACTAAGGtcatatataaagaaaaagaataccTAGAATAAGAGCACATCCACTACTTGAATCCAATCACCTAACTTGTCCAAACGGTTAACTACTGTTTTATGCCATCCACATGGGTCAGATATTATGTACAAAACTAGTCTAGTAAAATTAACCATGTTGAACCCCGTAAATAGCGCAGTTACTTCATTCAGCTTCCCTTAAACGGTAGCATATATCAAATCTTGTTTGGAATCCTAGCATCTACAAGCCTTTCCTTATCCCTGATTATGGCTTCCTTCGTACCCAAGATATTCAgtaatataaatgattttgcATGCGTTTTATTAGAGACATTGCTTACCTCTACGGCCATGAGATGATCCTTTGACTTCAAGCATGAATGGACTAAGACATAGAAGGCCgatatacaaaaacacaatcATGGATACAAGTATATGAAACCAGACAGAAACTAGGTACTTTCATGCCCCCCATGTTGTCACTTGCCTTGAGCAAGCCTCAAGAACTCATTCACTAGTTTCATCCAATGAacttttttgtttaaaacatgcataaaaccATGCAATATCATACCACCTAATAATGAAGAGCCATAACACCATAAAAACAAACCTTTTCAGGCAAAGCAAAGCAATctctgtgtgtgtgtgtgtgtgtgtttggatGTGTTCTTGAACCTATGTGCGCACAGTATGAATGCAGATGTAATTAGGCAAGTGTTTTAACATACTTCTCCTCTTATGGtaaatttcttataaattttctaCATTACAGGATTTGAAGATGCAGAAACAGCATGCTGTGGGACTGGATTCTTCGAGATGAGTTACCTGTGTGATAACATGAACCCATTTACATGTTCAGATGCCAATAAGTATGTATTCTGGGACGCCTTCCACCCGACAGAGAAAACAAATGCCATTTTGGCTGATTATGTGGTCAAAACTACCCTAGCCGAGTTCCAATAATTactaaaagtaaaagaaagcaGCACTGCTTCATTGTTGTAGATGCCAATAAGTATGTATTCTGGGATGCCTTCCACCCGACAGAGAAAACAAATGCCATTTTGGCTGATTATGTGGTCAAAACTACCCTAGCCGAGTTCCAATAATTactaaaagtaaaagaaagcaGCACTGCTTCATTGTTGTAGAACTAGTATTAGTAGGCATTATATTTACTATTGCCTTTTCAACTACATCCAATGaaggaaaatatagaaaacaatAAGTCAACTGGATGAATGCATGTTAGATGAGAAAACATAAGAACAAGTTCAAACTTCAAATCAAGCAAGTTATCCCCCCCCCCAAGAGAAAACAGCTATTTCTGTTGTGATCTAAGAGGTtctgcaattttttttattttggaagaGTGGTTTTGCAAAATAATTGCAAGAAAGAaccattcaatatttcaaaatcTAATAGACGATATTGCTGTAAGAAGAGAAAACAGTTAGATTCAGAAAAGCTTCCTAAGAGATCCCACCATAGAAATGGACATTGTCTACTCGAATAagattaacaaataaaattgttCTTCATTATAAACTAAGATCCTTCAAAGAAAAGGTTTCGTTGAGAGGGAAAgcctaaattttaataagaaatttgCTCCAAACTATCAAATATCagcatatacaaataataataataataataataaactgaTTTAAAAGAACATGAAGCAGCTAGAGATCTTCAATGACAAGATATGGGAGACACTCGGTGCAGCACAACTTGAATCCTTCGGCTTATTTTGGCACTTTAGGAAAATGCAGTTTGATAAGTGCAGGAAGTTCAGCCAGCTCAACTTGAGGCTTGCCCAATAAAATACTCCTCAATTTCTCATCACAATTGACAAGATTCTTGTTGTTTGGATCCTAATCAAGAAAAAGTGACATGCTGAGAGATCTTTGGGTAAATTTGTGTATATACCAGGGCATCAAGACTAAAAGTTCAAAATCAATCTATGAGTATAAGGTTCAAAGAGTAGAGAATGATTCCAAAAAATGAGAATTACAAACTTTATGAGCCCAGTGCTGAATTGCCAGCCATGATAaacaattaaacatacataAGAAAGCCTtcataacaaataaaatcatttaagaaCCACTAGACTCTAGAGCAAGTGGTGGTGACAACAGCGGTGCCCATGAATTCCATCTTATAGCATCAAACTGTCTATGATAAAATGAATGATCCAAAACATGATTAACATTTCCTGGGACATACAATGCAAACCTGTAGAGAGATGATATCATTATCATCATGAACACACATCTTCACAAATTGTAGTAAAACATTATCATTCATGGAAACAATGATATAAAGATGCCAAATGTTTGATAATAAACACCTGATACAGATAAAATACTCATTTGAAAACTCATATTAACCCCCGGGGGGGGAGGCTATTTGTCCCTACTTAAACATCACAACAACTTACCAATCCAACTCTGACATGCTAATAACGAATTGGAAGACCCAACTATCAATGAACCATGAGATTTATTCAATAATCTACAGGCAACGCCAGGGAGTGCAAAACAATAGGAAAAAGATATGGGTGAATAAAGCCTCTCCAAGATTCGTTTACAAACATTTGATTGAACAGAGGATAGACCTAAGAGTACCTGAAGATTGTTCTCTTTGATATAAGACCAAACACGAAAGAAGCAACCCAAACGTGAAATCTGAGACTGACCCACAAATTCTCTAACTGGGGAAGGAAGATTTGCAAGGTCAATCAAGTTAGCAAGCTTCTTGGGGTTATCAGTGATTGTCTTCTTCAGTCTCTGTGGCAGCATTTTTTCTACCTCCTTCTCTTCTTCCTCGCTATATATCCAAAAAACCATACATCaaacacttaacaaaataataataataataataataataacaaattttcaaCACCCaatgaattttaagaaaaaaatttatgttcttTGCTGCTAAAAAAAGCAGTACAAGCTTAAGCTTCTGGGGAATTTTATCAAACAGTTGGCGCCATTTGGTTATCGAATTCGTAACCTTCTACATTCGTTGTCAATTgctaaaattaatagttttgtTAGAAGATAGTTCAGCTGGTTTACCTGAAGAGGAACGGGATGGCGGCAAAGTTCAGGGGTTAAAATGGTAAAGAGAAGCAGTTCTGAATACCAAACTTCAAGGTTTTGCAggcgagagagagagagggaaaCGAAAGCGTGAGTAAAGGGCACTTAGTAAGAACTGATGGTTGCTTTGCTTGAGTTCTTCAAAACGGCAAGGGTAGTAATAATGAAACCAcaaattttatatgtgttttattttttatttttggtaatttttattatttttaatagtttttggtaattttctacaaatttatatattccttttatatttttgcaatttttcataaatttcttatcttttatatttttttaatttcaaggctaatataataaaacagctagttttgtaattaaataagtcactaacttgattttaatttataactaaaaatatttaaaactttttaactaATTTGTCTTTTATGTTGTGAATTTGATAAGAATACATAACACCATCACTCTTTTAAAATTGTATGTTGAcgttaaagtataaaatttctACTGCCTcgttaagaaattaaaagactgaaatttcaaaaaaaaaaaactttaatattaaaatcaatgatTTTTATAGACAGAAACCATAACCACAAAAGGGTGAATTGTCagaaaatttcactttttctttaatatttatcatattagACCTTTTTTAATATTCGTGGAATTAGGCCGATTTTTTAAAACACGCTAAGTTAGACGAGTTTTGATCATACTTTGCAAGAAAACACGTTGAGTTGGACATATTTTCAGTGAATGTTGCAGGAAAACGCTACCAGTTAGACGCGCTTTCTTGCTTTGTCAGTAAAACACTTCTAACTGGATGCATTTTTCCCAATGGCTATCCCGAGTGAATTCCAACAACTACTTTCCACCcccaacagtaaaaaaaaaaaaacctatttaaaACCCCtcaattccattttttttcaattcactctcaatttctttcaattctctcaaattttataaaaattgtcttaagaattttttatttaattttgtattatgaaatttaatcgttttttttaattcttaatgGTCAATTTTCTTATTCGTTTGGATGACAAACACATTTCAGTCTTCTAATTGCaaatggtaaaaataatatttatattatttttaatctaatttaatttcattattaaattgttatattgaaatttaaaattttgtatgttttcttttataagtAGGTGGAAGATTGAATTTTGGAGACATATATTAAACAGTCTTGACGCAATACCCGTGACAACACACGTATGCGAAGCGGTATATTTCTTGATAGTCCATAACCCCGTCTTTTTCTTCATAGAAGTCATGATTTTCCATGGACATCTACTATCTTGCATTGCACATTTCGCCTCGAATTTCTCTGATCGAGATTTAACAATGTAGAAGTTTACTCTATTCTTTATGTTGTATCACTTCATTGCTACGACAAAAGCATCTTTAGAGGAGAACTCATTCTCCACTTCTAAATCATCAGCATCCAACAAAGAACTCGCATGGTCCGATTCTGTGTGGGAGTTCTGAAAACACCAACCCACCTTCTGCTGAGAGATCTACATTATGCATATGGGTCGGAGGTGAGTATGTCCTGAATTGTAGATCTTCTTCGACGGCTTCATTCGTACCTTCATCGTCTGAACCTCTATCTTCTAGTTCAGTTGGAACCGGTTctggtttagaaaataatgtaatttcTAAATCATCCAGCCCAGACTCCTACATTGGATTGTCATTGGTTTTAGTGTCCTCTTCAATCTCAACCCCTCTAGCATGTCCAAGGTTGGATGTCCCTTCACCGGTAGAGGttgtagggagtacatcatccatTCTTGTATAGTTGTCGGTACAACCAAAACCACCTGCAGATTGTCCACCGGTGGAACTTAATGTCATACCCCTGTAAGTGTTCCCGACGTATAACATCAGACTCTCAAAGTTGAAATCAAAACTACTAACAGAGTGTCATGTCAGGGTGTTGACTGCCTATAAATGAGTTACCGTTTACAGaataaatataacaccaaaaatacAAGAGTTAAGAATGATGGTGTCCGGAAGTGcacaggtcaaattgtaatataattttacaacgAAATACCAGAAGTATTCTGAGAATCATACCCAAAGGAGgatgaaataaataatgaaaaatattttttacaataataagtctaaatagtagTAATTATTTCCTATATACTATTAACcataaaaatagattaagaacaataaaaataaataaacaacaaaaataaataaataaagaaaaataaacaaattaattaaattgataaaccaatcaggaagattaactcGTTTCATGGTTTGTAACTAACTTCGGATTAAGGTTTTGAGATGGATTAGTAATCGATTAACTAATTATTACCTCTCGGTctctaattaactaattgaTTCATTGATAATATTCGcttatctcccgacctcactttctcaaccaagATAATTACGATTTACTCAATTTGACTTATCTTCCGACCTGTTCTAGCTTATGATAACTtattagggttgtcaagcctaacaatttaaaaacacataatttataccaactaatcctTCTTGAAAAACCCCAAATTCTTTGTTAATCACATCCTCATCCACTCATTAATCTCCCCTAAGATATTTAGTCACTCATGCTTTTAATAATCCCAACTTCGATTGAACAAACCAAGTGAAAAACAAAACCAActtggagaagaaaagagatttgaataatTGTAGATTGAATATAAAATGAGGAACGAAATAACAAATCTCTcgattgaaataaagaaataaaacaaatgtaaataaaattataatcgaatacttttaattaaataaacacgTTATTGAATCAAAACTaattcaagaagaaaaacaagaaagttATGAAAAgtcgaaaagaaaataaactacaaCTGCTTTTAAACTACGAGGGTTTTTTGAAGGCGTCTAGGATGACTTGATTATATTCAACCcttaatgtcttatttatagagGTGTCAACAATTCATATTAGGTGTTTGGCACGTCCTAGGTCTTCATATAAGTTTGATTGCGTAGACAAAAATTACCCCAAAATACATAGGCAGCACGTCGGCTTTATGTCGCACCACACACCTTGCATGGTGTGACACGACACCCAAATACTATCTTGTCTCGTTCATTTTGTGCTTTGATGTTCAGGAAAGCTTGTACATCATTCGACCCTTACTTCCACGTCAATTGGACCTTTATATATCCATCTTACACACTGAATTAAACCAATTAGCACAATCTCAGGCCCGTGTCAGTCTATTGGGTCACAACACCTACAAACTgtttaaaaacacttatttttattaactttcaatcCTAAGGTCTAATTACTGAAAaagttgtcgaaaccatttttttatttgaaaaatggaaatcgattttgaaaatggagtggccaccaatcttttattgggGTGTGATCAGgtcaccttaaaaatgattttaggtctacaaattttgagaaaacaagttcgggagtcggttacgcacaaggaagggttaacaccctcgtaacgcccaaaattggtaccgaattaattgtttaatgtcttagtgtcgaaacttgaaaagatttttaaatacgatcccatgaaatgaaagcttaaataattgaattggcTAAATAGACGGACCTATTTCAAAGAGATAAATCgccacactcagtaagttagagtgcagcAATTCAATCTTCGGAGCTAGATTCgtctttcctttttaaaaatttttaaaaaaatcatatgttttaagaaggatatttgattatttaagccaatcgagaaatcagaatccagtaagttagggttcaatttctcgaaattcttaaacatcaaatattgcctttattttaaaatcgagacaacaaaatgtcatatccagtaagttaggatccaacattttgaaatcttaagaactttattttaacaattgtatggttttaataaaatgaacacttgattatctaaattcatcgagaagaattgaagcccagtaagttagggcacaattctcttgAGAACTTATGAACACCAAGCTATTTTaggaattatgaaataaaatgattatagtgctttaataaaatacaactcttacaaatgaaacatgattgaataacaatacataaaatgcaaaaaaaaaaaatagcaatatAAATTTACACTAAGGAGCAATCAAGCATGTAATACATCAACATTGATAATTAtgcatataataaattaataatcagTTTTCTAAAGATACTTtgattagaaataaaataaaataaaatatagttaatatggaaatttaaaacaatttgataataaataaccaaaataaagtaaaggaaataaataattttaagaaagagagtatttatgcattgaaaaaactttataattgaaattaataatatattttatacacatgtacaccaaaaataattccatataaataatatatacatatatataaaagaaccaTGTAAtattattgtgaaaataaaatttgagttatattatgaaatacattatttaaaaataataagtaatttatcaaatttttataaaatatatcaagaatgatggaaacaaataataatatatcaagttggaaaataaaagtgtacaatagaaattttgaaataatgtttaataaatttaaaacatattgataataataatttgaaagaattgtgtattatatcttaaaattatattaataatcagtttgaaaacaatattaagccaatattaaaataatattaaaaataacggattaatatgagaattgatttatttttaaaaatacttttgaaggcaaaattaaatatgaaaaaacttttttaaattaacaacaataattataataatatcaacaaattttaaaatcgaagcttaaataaaattagtataaaaaggaaaagaaaattaaataaatatacaatagACTCAAAATATTGGtgtataatgaatttaaaaatattaaaaaagctaaaataataatttattacattttaaactataataatagtaaatttaaacactatcaaaatcaaatattacaaataatattaaattttataatatatgaaagtaggattaattacatttaaaaatattattgaattaaaaatgaaaactaaatttGCATTAAATTGAAACATATTTCAACGTTGAAGGACTAAATCAGCAATTAAACGCTAAACCTgaataatcaaaatcaatagCAGAAAACGATGCCGTTTAGGCTTGGATCCAAATGA
The nucleotide sequence above comes from Gossypium raimondii isolate GPD5lz chromosome 13, ASM2569854v1, whole genome shotgun sequence. Encoded proteins:
- the LOC105783824 gene encoding upstream activation factor subunit UAF30, with the protein product MLPQRLKKTITDNPKKLANLIDLANLPSPVREFVGQSQISRLGCFFRVWSYIKENNLQDPNNKNLVNCDEKLRSILLGKPQVELAELPALIKLHFPKVPK
- the LOC105783823 gene encoding GDSL esterase/lipase At4g26790, whose translation is MACKLVILFFFVNLLMQIPKVRATVPAIIVFGDSTVDPGNNNQVSTVLKSNFEPYGRDYYGGQPTGRFSNGRIATDFISEALRIKPAIPAYLDPKYDIEDFATGVSFASAGTGYDNATSDVLSVIPFWKELEYYKEYQNKLRKHLGKDEANQRFSESLHLISIGTNDFLENYYIFPTRSSEYSVDEYQSFLIGIASNFIRELYKLGARKVVIGGLPPMGCLPLERTTNMFFGSDCIDEYNDVAKDFNKKLRGAVTELKQELGGIHLVMSSPYDKLMEMIRNPSHFGFEDAETACCGTGFFEMSYLCDNMNPFTCSDANKYVFWDAFHPTEKTNAILADYVVKTTLAEFQ